A single Primulina eburnea isolate SZY01 chromosome 11, ASM2296580v1, whole genome shotgun sequence DNA region contains:
- the LOC140804192 gene encoding DEK domain-containing chromatin-associated protein 4-like, whose amino-acid sequence MGEGDIVPDKPESLANGNGELEEKTGLMDNKEEHHDEVTEMKEDKKDDEKVEAHNMDVGEEINKTEEIEETVKDGEAVKEGEDGEGEKENKEEDKQAVVEEGNVEAKDEVMDDDVMGKTQETGVKVEEEVDEVEDEERSEQPKPEKALTKKRPRTKNDVGKKDKIKKKEHVDTKQKPKTSNEKKVEEHETSTEKKEDPKTPVTYTTDRPVRERKSVERLVATIEKDATKEFHVEKGRGTALKDIPNVAYKLSKKKNDDTFRLLHNMLFGRRGKALEFKNNMSRFSGFVWHDNEEKQTIKVKEKLDKIVKEKLVEFCDVLDIPVSKANTRKEDIIAKLIEFLMAPNATTEVLADKEQSSKGQKRKRVSKSALYSSTPSKGSAKSSKKTESTSKKGKETKGTPDSEDESEDKNDEAHEDEDTNGVLEKSEDEDEMSERAESEEKKNESEETDEDKVKQKQGSAKSSVKKGSTGKAKTKKVTISKKANPPPEKAPVKSPHSRTKSNKSTSSKSSSGKKKDDIVKEKTSSSKKSPSSTNTGKKVLKGKDKLKEAKVTPSDDELRNAICELLKEVDFNTATFTDVLTLLAKKFNEDLTPRKSSIKIMIQEELTKLADSEDDEDDAEKDGKESISVKA is encoded by the exons ATGGGCGAGGGAGATATAGTGCCTGATAAGCCCGAGTCATTGGCAAATGGGAATGGTGAGTTGGAGGAAAAGACGGGGCTGATGGATAACAAAGAGGAGCATCACGACGAAGTGACTGAAATGAAAGAGGATAAAAAGGACGATGAGAAGGTCGAGGCTCATAATATGGATGTGGGTGAAGAGATCAATAAAACCGAGGAAATTGAAGAAACAGTAAAAGATGGAGAGGCAGTGAAAGAAGGGGAAGATGGTGAAGGAGagaaagaaaataaagaagaagatAAGCAAGCAGTTGTTGAAGAAGGGAATGTGGAAGCGAAGGATGAGGTAATGGACGATGATGTCATGGGAAAAACCCAGGAGACTGGAGTTAAGGTCGAGGAGGAAGTTGATGAAGTGGAAGATGAGGAAAGGTCGGAACAGCCTAAACCAGAGAAAGCTCTGACGAAGAAGCGTCCCAGAACAAAGAATGATGTTGGAAAAAAGGACAAGATTAAGAAAAAGGAACATGTAGACACGAAGCAGAAGCCTAAAACATCAAATGAAAAAAAGGTCGAAGAACATGAAACATCAACAGAGAAAAAGGAGGATCCAAAAACTCCAGTGACTTACACAACTGACCGGCCAGTACGTGAACGGAAATCTGTGGAAAGGTTGGTGGCCACCATTGAGAAGGATGCAACCAAGGAATTCCATGTTGAAAAG GGTCGTGGAACTGCACTAAAAGATATCCCAAACG TGGCATATAAGTTGTCAAAAAAGAAGAATGATGATACCTTTAGATTGCTGCATAATATGCTTTTTGGCAGGAGAGGAAAG GCTCTTGAATTTAAGAACAACATGTCAAGATTCTCTGGGTTTGTTTGGCATGATAATGAG GAAAAGCAAACCATAAAAGTAAAAGAAAAACTTGACAAGATCGTGAAAGAGAAGCTCGTGGAGTTCtgtgatgttcttgatataccAGTTTCCAAGGCTAATACAAGAAAG GAAGATATCATTGCAAAGTTGATTGAGTTTTTGATGGCACCTAATGCAACTACTGAGGTGCTTGCAGATAAAGAACAG TCTAGCAAGGGCCAAAAGAGAAAACGGGTCAGCAAGTCAGCATTGTATAGTAGCACTCCTTCAAAAGGCTCGGCTAAG AGTTCAAAGAAAACTGAGAGTACATCCAAAAAGGGGAAGGAGACAAAGGGAACACCCGATTCAGAAGATGAATCAGAGGACAAGAATGATGAAGCACATGAAGATGAAGATACAAATGGTGTTTTGGAGAAGTCAGAGGATGAGGATGAGATGTCTGAGCGAGCTGAAAGTGAAGAGAAAAAGAATGAATCTGAAGAAACTGATGAGGACAAAGTAAAGCAGAAGCAAGGATCGGCTAAGTCTTCTGTGAAGAAGGGATCGACTGGAAAAGCCAAAACCAAGAAAGTTACAATATCTAAGAAGGCCAATCCTCCACCTGAAAAGGCACCTGTAAAATCACCACATAGTCGCACTAAAAGCAATAAAAGCACGAGTTCAAAGAGTTCTTCTGGTAAAAAGAAAGATGATATAGTCAAGGAGAAGACATCAAGTTCAAAGAAGTCTCCGTCAAGCACAAACACGG GGAAAAAAGTTCTGAAAGGTAAAGACAAACTCAAGGAGGCAAAAGTAACACCAAGTGATGATGAGCTTCGGAATGCAATTTGTGAACTCCTAAAAGAGGTTGACTTCAATACG GCTACTTTCACCGATGTTCTGACGCTACTCG ccAAAAAATTCAATGAGGATCTGACGCCAAGAAAATCATCGATAAAGATCATGATTCAGGAGGAACTTACTAAACTAGCTGATTcggaagatgatgaagatgatGCTGAGAAAGACGGGAAGGAGTCTATAAGTGTGAAGGCTTAA